A window of the Lactuca sativa cultivar Salinas chromosome 5, Lsat_Salinas_v11, whole genome shotgun sequence genome harbors these coding sequences:
- the LOC111907229 gene encoding uncharacterized protein LOC111907229 yields MQQLVFSRNISIPKVLSNPYSSITTLLGWFESNSKDTEGHDLTYLDYPKRYKWDKPSKSWGRRVYESSKMIGRLAFVHPTSGELFYLWMLLFYQKGCTSFQDMRTVSGTVYPTFRVAYNALGLLGDDVEWFTCFIEASTWANASQLRSLFCHLLLFCEVSNPRLLWETVCDRMKDDYLHTLTTQLPDKTIGLAVYIIKQQLLHDLDDTLLSVVPSKSMADFGLPVPSLDANGILRNRLLLEEMSYDKADLLKQHYNLLPNLNSDQRLVYDKVSIGKIILAVAASRIASLLLPSGTTAHSRFKIPIDLTDKKSCDIKKRTFLRDLMQRTTLIIWDETLMSDRRCFEYLDQSLRDVLDCDQQPFEGILMLLGGDFRQTLPVLPNSTRSEIIALTLRSSYLWPYFIIHILHTNMRLESSNIISHDSISVSSFSVWLLNIGNGVVGVPDKEDPCDLSWVEIPSSILISAAPNSLQTLIHFVYGDGTLDDPTGTHLSMRAIVFPTNDSTDEINAHILKMVTTVGRTYNSTNMMQPNGKLTSDLEGLYPIEFLNQLTFPGIPPHELTLKLHCPIMLLRNINQREGLCNGT; encoded by the exons ATGCAACAATTGGTGTTTAGCAGAAACATCTCAATACCTAAAGTATTATCCAATCCGTATTCCAGCATAACTACCCTACTTGGATGGTTTGAAAGTAATTCGAAAGACACAGAAGGTCATGATCTGACATACCTAGATTATCCAAAACGTTACAAATGGGATAAGCCATCCAAGTCATGGGGCCGAAGGGTTTATGAGTCATCAAAAATGATAGGCCGACTTGCATTCGTACATCCTACCTCTGGTGAATTATTCTACTTATGGATGCTACTCTTCTACCAAAAGGGATGTACATCGTTTCAAGACATGCGAACCGTATCTGGTACCGTTTACCCAACTTTCAGGGTCGCCTACAATGCACTTGGATTATTAGGTGACGATGTCGAATGGTTTACCTGTTTCATAGAAGCTTCAACATGGGCAAATGCATCACAGTTACGATCCCTTTTTTGCCACCTACTGCTTTTCTGTGAAGTCAGCAATCCGCGTTTATTGTGGGAAACTGTGTGTGATAGGATGAAAGATGACTATCTACATACCTTGACGACCCAACTGCCAGATAAGACCATTGGTTTAGCTGTTTACATAATCAAACAACAGCTGCTCCACGATTTAGATGACACACTCCTTTCCGTTGTCCCATCTAAATCGATGGCAGACTTTGGCCTTCCAGTTCCCTCATTAGATGCCAACGGTATTTTACGAAATCGACTCCTTTTAGAAGAAATGAGTTACGACAAGGCAGACCTGTTGAAACAGCACTACAATCTACTACCAAATCTAAACAGCGACCAACGATTAGTGTACGACAAAGTT tcTATAGGAAAAATCATTCTCGCTGTTGCTGCTTCTCGAATTGCATCACTTTTGTTACCTTCCGGGACAACTGCACATTCAAGGTTCAAGATACCTATTGACTTAACAGACAAAAAATCATGCGATATAAAAAAACGCACCTTCCTTAGAGATCTTATGCAGCGTACAACACTGATTATTTGGGACGAAACACTAATGAGTGACAGAAGGTGCTTTGAATATTTGGACCAGTCACTTAGAGACGTCCTAGACTGTGATCAACAACCATTTGAAGGCATATTGATGCTTCTTGGTGGTGACTTCCGCCAAACTCTTCCCGTTCTACCAAATAGCACACGCTCAGAAATCATTGCACTAACTTTACGGAGTTCGTACCTATGGCCATACTTCATAATTCATATTCTACATACAAACATGAGGCTAGAGTCGTCTAACATAATCAGTCACGACTCAATCTCTGTCTCGAGCTTTTCCGTATGGTTGCTGAATATTGGAAATGGAGTCGTAGGAGTACCAGACAAAGAGGATCCATGCGATTTGAGTTGGGTAGAGATTCCGTCTTCTATCCTAATATCTGCTGCCCCTAACTCCCTACAAACcttaatacattttgtttatggGGACGGTACACTCGACGACCCGACCGGCACACACCTCTCAATGAGAGCAATAGTTTTTCCCACAAATGATTCAACCGATGAAATAAATGCTCACATTTTAAAAATGGTCACAACCGTTGGCAGGACATACAATAGCACAAACATGATGCAGCCAAATGGAAAGCTCACATCGGACTTGGAAGGCCTGTATCCAATCGAATTCCTAAACCAACTGACCTTTCCAGGAATACCGCCACATGAGCTTACACTTAAGCTACACTGCCCAATAATGTTGTTGAGAAACATAAATCAGAGAGAAGGTTTGTGTAATGGAACCTGA
- the LOC111907248 gene encoding copper transporter 1 isoform X3 gives MDEGHMNGMTDMSPPPIAATGASPKMAGDMMHHHPMMHMAFFWGKNGDILFPGWPGTNSGPLAVGLVQTLVHTLRAGLAYMVMLAVMSFNGGVFLMAVAGHSLGFLVFGTWIFKKPQPPLTGDKNSDISPMICA, from the exons ATGGACGAGGGTCACATGAACGGAATGACGGATATGTCACCGCCACCAATCGCTGCCACAGGAGCATCACCGAAGATGGCAGGCGACATGATGCATCATCACCCGATGATGCACATGGCCTTTTTCTGGGGCAAAAATGGTGATATTTTGTTCCCGGGTTGGCCCGGAACTAATTCGG GTCCGTTGGCGGTGGGATTGGTTCAGACCCTGGTTCATACACTGCGAGCCGGATTGGCTTATATGGTGATGCTGGCGGTGATGTCGTTCAACGGCGGTGTGTTTCTGATGGCGGTGGCAGGTCACTCGCTTGGATTTCTTGTGTTTGGGACCTGGATTTTTAAGAAGCCGCAGCCGCCGCTCACCGGCGATAAAAACTCCGATATATCTCCGATGATCTGTGCTTAA
- the LOC111907248 gene encoding copper transporter 1 isoform X2, with translation MDEGHMNGMTDMSPPPIAATGASPKMAGDMMHHHPMMHMAFFWGKNGDILFPGWPGTNSGSGPLAVGLVQTLVHTLRAGLAYMVMLAVMSFNGGVFLMAVAGHSLGFLVFGTWIFKKPQPPLTGDKNSDISPMICA, from the exons ATGGACGAGGGTCACATGAACGGAATGACGGATATGTCACCGCCACCAATCGCTGCCACAGGAGCATCACCGAAGATGGCAGGCGACATGATGCATCATCACCCGATGATGCACATGGCCTTTTTCTGGGGCAAAAATGGTGATATTTTGTTCCCGGGTTGGCCCGGAACTAATTCGG GGTCAGGTCCGTTGGCGGTGGGATTGGTTCAGACCCTGGTTCATACACTGCGAGCCGGATTGGCTTATATGGTGATGCTGGCGGTGATGTCGTTCAACGGCGGTGTGTTTCTGATGGCGGTGGCAGGTCACTCGCTTGGATTTCTTGTGTTTGGGACCTGGATTTTTAAGAAGCCGCAGCCGCCGCTCACCGGCGATAAAAACTCCGATATATCTCCGATGATCTGTGCTTAA
- the LOC111907227 gene encoding uncharacterized protein LOC111907227, whose product MAYQHPEQLYYCGIIDDRDIRKLIKVINVIGDEFVFVYVVVEEGVSHNEVDDRGKVDINEEIKVLDIFDDKELLKLAIGRQCMEQGNQYNTTRSSKERFDVAWRAKLYALLMLRGTNEDSFTKLPAYLHNLVKHNPGTVTQIRTNDDDWFEFVDIALGCSAQTFIKYCRPILIIDGGHLKGEFKDTVLLAVTMDGQNQIMLVAYSICKSECTETWSWFLRKLHECIGNMEDLTFISDRAPSITTSIANIFPHAHHGKCGVHVNDCAWEYLQNINLEIWARAHFLGNRYFLMTSNSAKSINSMSRFARKMPILMLIEYFCATMQQWSFQKRDVATVAKTTLTPWVETIIEANKNACNNWMVRWQIDGLPCGHVIKVLTMNCYEDCSKFTLKAYFRETLRKTYEESVNPLPSPSEWEIPNDLMIVKPPIMERRQPSRSRNTGRIPSQGEHPIRQ is encoded by the exons ATGGCTTATCAACATCCAGAACAACTCTATTATTGTGGTATTATTGATGATCGTGATATTAGAAAGCTGATCAAGGTAATAAATGTCATTGGAGATGAATTTGTGTTTGTCTATGTGGTGGTTGAAGAAGGTGTTTCGCATAATGAAGTGGATGATAGAGGAAAG GTGGATATAAATGAAGAGATTAAGGTTCTAGACATTTTTGATGACAAAGAGTTGCTCAAGCTTGCAATTGGAAGACAATGCATGGAACAAGGTAATCAGTATAACACTACCAGATCGAGTAAAGAAAGGTTCGATGTG GCATGGCGGGCAAAATTATATGCGTTGTTGATGTTAAGAGGTACCAATGAGGATTCATTCACCAAACTACCAGCGTATCTGCACAACTTGGTCAAGCATAATCCAGGAACTGTTACTCAGATAAGAACAAATGATGATGATTGGTTTGAGTTCGTGGATATCGCGCTGGGTTGCTCG GCACAAACGTTCATCAAATATTGTAGGCCGATCCTAATAATTGATGGTGGTCACCTAAAGGGTGAATTCAAGGATACGGTGTTGCTCGCAGTGACAATGGacggtcaaaaccaaatcatgcTTGTTGCTTATTCCATATGCAAAAGTGAATGTACGGAGACATGGTCTTGGTTCCTTCGAAAACTACATGAATGTATAGGCAACATGGAAGACCTTACATTCATATCTGATAGGGCTCCATCCATAACGACATCAATTGCAAATATATTTCCTCACGCCCATCATGGAAAATGTGGTGTCCAT gtaAATGATTGTGCATGGGAatacctacaaaacatcaatctaGAAATATGGGCCAGGGCACATTTTCTTGGGAATCGGTATTTTCTTATGACATCAAATAGTGCAAAGTCGATAAATTCAATGTCAAGATTTGCAAGAAAGATGCCAATATTGATGTTGATTGAGTATTTCTGTGCAACAATGCAACAATGGAGTTTTCAGAAACGTGATGTTGCAA CTGTAGCAAAAACAACACTCACCCCATGGGTTGAAACGATTATAGAAGCAAATAAGAATGCTTGTAATAATTGGATGGT GCGGTGGCAAATAGATGGCTTACCTTGTGGCCATGTCATAAAAGTGCTCACAATGAACTGTTACGAAGATTGTTCGAAATTTACTTTAAAAGCTTACTTTAGAGAGACACTGAGGAAAACTTACGAGGAGTCTGTGAACCCCTTACCAAGTCCATCTGAGTGGGAAATCCccaatgatttgatgattgtgAAGCCACCCATAATGGAGAGACGTCAGCCGAGTAGATCAAGAAACACTGGCCGTATTCCATCTCAAGGTGAGCATCCCATACGACAATAA
- the LOC111907230 gene encoding uncharacterized protein LOC111907230, which yields MAVPVNRMGDAGPSSSSGVFGVRWRKCRRLASLSVLPEYVDHGDCVKVCELCAAFFWYAEGSLQLSTAAHPRYTHCCRAGSIVLPYPSRFHAEFLTLYRSRNFLKDISAYNSMFSMTSFGANVDEDVNDGHGPYVCKISGQISHKIRSLCPDPTKGPRFLQLYLFDTENEVQNRLRVFDGPGKGCLDSKIVNFLVEFLGANNEYVRTFKTAKRIAEETNLHSYAVRLFNYVNDCRYDLPSPGSLGCIVSGDDTTSTTYDIVIQSQSGRPQRISKLHPTYMPLQYPLLFPYGEEGWSPRLKISNGKGATAKNLTVNMYYAYHIHARQQIWSPIINSSRLFKQYLVDTYTCIEESRLDYIVKHQSNLWSDYVSGLYDALSKGDREASVVGKRVFLPAYWRSPVYWPEITRYIDAHQQTDLHNRADIIARVFNIKVHDFIRFLKEDKTFGKVEAYLYTIEFQKRCLPHCHTLLWVKSSDRIKNASDVDAYITAELSNPVKEPELFETITTCMIHGQCGTLHQKAPCIKDDKCNKHFPKLFLNDTYFDKQGYVRYKRMSAAYHTTQYGQVIDNGYVVPYNKRLCSRFRAHINVEYCGWSMMIKYLFKYISKGADRVRYTIQKAESLTESSDATLTAGHNSMQTEDVHPINEVHNFLDGCYICPHEAA from the exons ATGGCTGTTCCGGTTAATCGGATGGGTGACGCGGGTCCTTCATCGTCCTCTGGTGTCTTTGGTGTTCGCTGGAGGAAATGTCGGCGTTTGGCTTCCCTGTCTGTTCTCCCGGAGTATGTTGATCATGGTGACTGCGTCAAGGTTTGTGAGTTATGTGCTGCGTTTTTCTGGTACGCTGAGGGATCTCTTCAGTTATCTACAGCCGCACATCCGAGGTATACCCATTGTTGTCGGGCTGGAAGTATAGTACTTCCTTACCCTTCTAGGTTTCATGCCGAATTTCTTACCCTGTATCGAAGTCGGAATTTTTTAAAAGATATTAGCGCTTATAATAGTATGTTTTCCATGACTTCCTTTGGGGCAAATGTGGATGAGGATGTGAATGATGGCCATGGTCCTTATGTTTGTAAAATATCTGGTCAGATTAGTCACAAGATTAGGTCCCTCTGTCCGGATCCTACAAAGGGTCCCAGGTTTCTACAACTTTACCTGTTTGATACTGAGAACGAAGTACAAAATAGATTGAGGGTTTTCGATGGTCCTGGAAAGGGGTGTTTGGATTCTAAAATTGTCAACTTTCTGGTTGAGTTTTTGGGAGCTAATAACGAATATGTACGGACTTTCAAGACTGCAAAACGGATAGCTGAAGAAACAAATCTACATTCGTATGCGGTGCGGCTGTTTAACTACGTTAATGACTGTCGGTATGATTTGCCGTCGCCTGGGTCTTTGGGTTGTATAGTAAGTGGCGATGACACAACATCCACGACGTATGACATCGTTATCCAATCGCAATCGGGTAGGCCACAACGTATCAGCAAGCTGCATCCAACCTACATGCCTTTACAATACCCGCTACTGTTTCCATATGGTGAGGAAGGTTGGTCACCACGTTTGAAGATTAGTAATGGGAAAGGGGCAACGGCTAAAAATCTCACTGTAAATATGTATTATGCCTATCATATACATGCCCGTCAACAAATCTGGTCACCTATTATAAACTCATCTCGCCTATTCAAACAGTATTTGGTTGATACATATACGTGTATAGAAGAAAGCCGTTTGGATTACATTGTAAAGCATCAGTCAAATCTTTGGTCTGATTATGTTAGCGGCCTCTACGACGCACTTTCGAAGGGAGATAGGGAGGCAAGTGTAGTTGGGAAACGTGTTTTCTTGCCCGCTTACTGGCGGTCCCCGGTTTAT TGGCCAGAGATCACCCGTTACATAGATGCACATCAGCAAACAGATCTCCACAACAGAGCAGATATCATTGCAAGGGTGTTCAACATTAAGGTTCATGACTTTATTCGGTTTCTTAAAGAGGACAAGACGTTTGGCAAGGTTGAAGCAT ATTTGTATACTATCGAGTTCCAAAAGAGGTGTCTTCCTCATTGCCATACCTTACTCTGGGTAAAAAGTTCAGACCGAATAAAAAATGCAAGTGATGTTGATGCGTACATTACAGCCGAGTTGTCGAATCCAGTTAAAGAACCAGAGTTGTTCGAGACGATAACAACCTGCATGATCCATGGCCAATGTGGAACACTCCACCAAAAAGCTCCATGTATCAAAGACGATAAATGCAACAAACATTTCCCGAAGCTCTTTCTTAATGATACATATTTCGACAAACAGGGATACGTACGTTACAAACGTATGTCAGCTGCATACCATACTACTCAATATGGACAGGTTATCGACAATGGATATGTCGTCCCCTACAACAAAAGACTTTGTTCACGGTTCCGTGCACATATCAACGTCGAGTACTGCGGCTGGAGTATGATGATTAAGTATCTTTTTAAATACATTTCCAAAGGAGCGGACCGTGTGAGATACACTATCCAAAAGGCGGAATCTCTCACCGAATCATCTGATGCAACATTGACTGCTGGTCATAACAGTATGCAAACTGAAGACGTTCATCCTATAAACGAGGTCCATAATTTTTTGGATGGATGCTATATATGCCCACACGAGGCGGCATGA
- the LOC111907248 gene encoding copper transporter 6 isoform X1: MDEGHMNGMTDMSPPPIAATGASPKMAGDMMHHHPMMHMAFFWGKNGDILFPGWPGTNSGMYAFVLIFVFFLAFLVEFLSHSNFARKGSGPLAVGLVQTLVHTLRAGLAYMVMLAVMSFNGGVFLMAVAGHSLGFLVFGTWIFKKPQPPLTGDKNSDISPMICA; the protein is encoded by the coding sequence ATGGACGAGGGTCACATGAACGGAATGACGGATATGTCACCGCCACCAATCGCTGCCACAGGAGCATCACCGAAGATGGCAGGCGACATGATGCATCATCACCCGATGATGCACATGGCCTTTTTCTGGGGCAAAAATGGTGATATTTTGTTCCCGGGTTGGCCCGGAACTAATTCGGGTATGTACGCTTTCGTTCTCATCTTCGTCTTCTTCCTCGCGTTTCTCGTCGAGTTCTTATCTCACTCGAACTTCGCCCGGAAAGGGTCAGGTCCGTTGGCGGTGGGATTGGTTCAGACCCTGGTTCATACACTGCGAGCCGGATTGGCTTATATGGTGATGCTGGCGGTGATGTCGTTCAACGGCGGTGTGTTTCTGATGGCGGTGGCAGGTCACTCGCTTGGATTTCTTGTGTTTGGGACCTGGATTTTTAAGAAGCCGCAGCCGCCGCTCACCGGCGATAAAAACTCCGATATATCTCCGATGATCTGTGCTTAA